A window of Tursiops truncatus isolate mTurTru1 chromosome 8, mTurTru1.mat.Y, whole genome shotgun sequence contains these coding sequences:
- the SPTY2D1 gene encoding protein SPT2 homolog isoform X2 produces MAKRTKDNFHGYNGIPVEEKSKKRQAMQTHTSQGTDQEFEMEEEDEFLEYNQAESEQEYEEEQEPPKVESKPKVPLKSAPPLMNFNDLLRLAEKKQYEPVEIKVVKKTEERPMTAEELREREFLEQKRRKRKAEIDAGLPPTRKVPSQKESVGTKLSKGSGDTHPSSKGTPLPYAEKKSRPSTSNEKHLHLSSSKSMPGERTKVVSGNCAQPLPCEGRDRPVFNGAGKPHSSTCSPSIPKTSAKGTPKSATEHKAKKSPHPSRSRPGPMVTPHNKAKSPGVRQPGSSSSSAPGRPSTGTAQPTVSSGPVPRRQNGSSNSGPERSVSGTRKPTSDLNPPGRTVSGTSGLGRPAGSSGCPGRPTSGSGGSGRPVGSSGGLGRPMGSSGGPGRPVGSSGGPGRPVGSSGGPGRPVGSSGGPGRPVGSSGGPGRPVGSSGGPGRPVSGPHDIRRPVSGSGAPRRSVNGPGQSVVPAGRIVSSSGPGRPVSSFGPGRTVSTSGPSLKPKCTVVSETISSKNIISRSSNGQMNGMKPALSGYRSAQGPQRLPFPGSYKRQREYEEEEDDDEYDSEMEDFIEDEGEPQEEISKHIREIFGYDRKKYKDESDYALRYMESSWKEQQKEEAKSLRLGMQEDLDEMRREEEEMRRRKAKKLKKH; encoded by the exons ATGGCCAAGAGGACAAAGGATAATTTCCATGGTTACAATGGGATTCCTGTTGAGGAGAAGTCAAAGAAGAGGCAGGCAATGCAAACCCACACTAGCCAGGGAACAGACCAAGAGTttgagatggaggaagaggatgaATTCTTAGAATACAATCAAGCAGAGTCAGAGCAAGAGTATGAGGAAGAGCAAGAACCTCCCAAAGTTGAGAGCAAGCCAAAGGTCCCCCTTAAAAGTGCCCCACCACTCATGAACTTCAATGATCTACTCAGGCTGGCCGAGAAAAAGCAGTACGAACCGGTGGAGATAAAGGTAGTGAAGAAGACAGAAGAGCGGCCTATGACTGCAGAAGAACTTAGGGAGCGAGAATTCCTTGAACAAAAGCGGAGGAAAAGGAAAGCTGAGATAGATGCAGGATTACCACCAACCAGAAAAGTACCCTCTCAGAAAGAAAGTGTGGGCACAAAACTTAGCAAAGGTTCCGGAGACACGCATCCTTCTTCCAAGGGTACTCCCCTTCCTTATGCTGAGAAGAAATCCAGACCCAGCACATCTAATGAGAAACACTTGCATTTATCTTCATCCAAATCCATGCCAGGAGAAAGGACCAAAGTAGTATCTGGCAATTGCGCCCAACCCTTGCCTTGTGAGGGCCGTGACAGACCTGTTTTCAATGGGGCTGGAAAGCCCCACTCCAGCACCTGTTCACCAAGTATCCCAAAGACTTCTGCTAAAGGGACTCCAAAATCTGCTACTGAGCACAAAGCCAAAAAATCTCCTCATCCTAGCCGTTCCAGGCCTGGACCCATGGTCACCCCACACAATAAGGCCAAGAGTCCAGGTGTCAGGCAGCCAGGCAGCAGCTCCAGCTCGGCCCCTGGGAGGCCTAGCACAGGAACTGCTCAGCCCACAGTTAGTTCTGGCCCCGTGCCCAGGCGCCAGAATGGCAGCTCCAACTCAGGACCCGAGCGATCAGTCAGTGGGACCAGGAAGCCAACCAGTGACTTAAATCCCCCAGGACGGACAGTCAGTGGTACAAGTGGCCTTGGTCGACCTGCAGGCAGTTCAGGTTGCCCTGGGCGACCTACCAGTGGCTCCGGTGGTTCTGGGCGGCCTGTGGGCAGCTCTGGTGGCCTTGGGCGGCCTATGGGCAGCTCTGGTGGCCCTGGACGGCCTGTGGGCAGCTCTGGTGGCCCTGGGCGGCCTGTGGGCAGCTCTGGTGGCCCTGGGCGGCCTGTGGGCAGCTCTGGTGGCCCTGGGCGGCCTGTGGGCAGCTCTGGTGGCCCTGGGCGGCCTGTGGGCAGCTCTGGTGGCCCTGGGCGGCCTGTGAGCGGTCCACATGACATTCGACGACCAGTGAGTGGCTCAGGGGCCCCTAGGCGGTCAGTCAATGGCCCTGGCCAATCAGTAGTTCCAGCTGGACGAATTGTCAGCAGTTCAGGCCCTGGTAGACCAGTGAGCAGCTTTGGACCTGGGCGAACAGTTAGTACCTCAGGTCCCTCTCTGAAGCCCAAATGCACTGTTGTCTCAGAAACGATTTCTTCCAAGAATATAATCAGCCGATCCAGcaatggacagatgaatggaatgAAGCCTGCCTTATCTGGCTACAGATCTGCCCAAG GTCCTCAaaggcttcccttccctggtagTTACAAAAGGCAGCGAGAATatgaagaggaggaagatgatgaTGAATATGACTCTGAAATGGAAGATTTTATTGAAGATGAAGGAGAACCTCAGGAAGAAATATCCAAGCACATTCGAGAAATCTTTGGCTATGACCGAAAAAA ATACAAAGATGAAAGCGATTATGCCTTACGTTACATGGAGAGTAGTTGGAAAgagcagcagaaggaagaagcaaAGAG TTTAAGACTAGGTATGCAAGAAGATTTAGACGAAATGAGAcgtgaagaagaagaaatgagacGTCGAAAGGCCAAGAAGCTGAAGAAGCATTAG
- the MISFA gene encoding LOW QUALITY PROTEIN: mitochondrial sheath formation-associated protein (The sequence of the model RefSeq protein was modified relative to this genomic sequence to represent the inferred CDS: substituted 1 base at 1 genomic stop codon): MIVLGWMLSVGFACYMGTFPEFVPPTLKWKERXAVQESKTHLRSRILDEDLQL; encoded by the exons ATGATCGTGCTTGGCTGGATGCTTTCTGTTGGATTTGCATGTTACATGGGCACATTTCCAGAGTTTGTG cctCCAACTCTGAAATGGAAGGAGAGGTAGGCTGTTCAGGAGAGCAAGACACACCTGAGGAGTCGGATTTTGGATGAAGATCTGCAGCTGTGA
- the SPTY2D1 gene encoding protein SPT2 homolog isoform X1, whose amino-acid sequence MDFREVLLIASKAQGVNNVPKRYSLAVGPPKKDPKVKGVQSAAVQAFLRRKEEELRKKALEEKRRKEELVKKRIELKHDKKARAMAKRTKDNFHGYNGIPVEEKSKKRQAMQTHTSQGTDQEFEMEEEDEFLEYNQAESEQEYEEEQEPPKVESKPKVPLKSAPPLMNFNDLLRLAEKKQYEPVEIKVVKKTEERPMTAEELREREFLEQKRRKRKAEIDAGLPPTRKVPSQKESVGTKLSKGSGDTHPSSKGTPLPYAEKKSRPSTSNEKHLHLSSSKSMPGERTKVVSGNCAQPLPCEGRDRPVFNGAGKPHSSTCSPSIPKTSAKGTPKSATEHKAKKSPHPSRSRPGPMVTPHNKAKSPGVRQPGSSSSSAPGRPSTGTAQPTVSSGPVPRRQNGSSNSGPERSVSGTRKPTSDLNPPGRTVSGTSGLGRPAGSSGCPGRPTSGSGGSGRPVGSSGGLGRPMGSSGGPGRPVGSSGGPGRPVGSSGGPGRPVGSSGGPGRPVGSSGGPGRPVGSSGGPGRPVSGPHDIRRPVSGSGAPRRSVNGPGQSVVPAGRIVSSSGPGRPVSSFGPGRTVSTSGPSLKPKCTVVSETISSKNIISRSSNGQMNGMKPALSGYRSAQGPQRLPFPGSYKRQREYEEEEDDDEYDSEMEDFIEDEGEPQEEISKHIREIFGYDRKKYKDESDYALRYMESSWKEQQKEEAKSLRLGMQEDLDEMRREEEEMRRRKAKKLKKH is encoded by the exons aaaagatacAGTTTGGCAGTGGGGCCTCCCAAAAAAGACCCGAAAGTTAAGGGTGTCCAGTCGGCAGCTGTCCAGGcttttctcagaagaaaagaagaagagctCAGGAAAAAAG CtttggaagagaaaaggagaaaagaagaactaGTGAAAAAGCGAATTGAGCTAAAACATGACAAGAAAGCAAGAGCTATGGCCAAGAGGACAAAGGATAATTTCCATGGTTACAATGGGATTCCTGTTGAGGAGAAGTCAAAGAAGAGGCAGGCAATGCAAACCCACACTAGCCAGGGAACAGACCAAGAGTttgagatggaggaagaggatgaATTCTTAGAATACAATCAAGCAGAGTCAGAGCAAGAGTATGAGGAAGAGCAAGAACCTCCCAAAGTTGAGAGCAAGCCAAAGGTCCCCCTTAAAAGTGCCCCACCACTCATGAACTTCAATGATCTACTCAGGCTGGCCGAGAAAAAGCAGTACGAACCGGTGGAGATAAAGGTAGTGAAGAAGACAGAAGAGCGGCCTATGACTGCAGAAGAACTTAGGGAGCGAGAATTCCTTGAACAAAAGCGGAGGAAAAGGAAAGCTGAGATAGATGCAGGATTACCACCAACCAGAAAAGTACCCTCTCAGAAAGAAAGTGTGGGCACAAAACTTAGCAAAGGTTCCGGAGACACGCATCCTTCTTCCAAGGGTACTCCCCTTCCTTATGCTGAGAAGAAATCCAGACCCAGCACATCTAATGAGAAACACTTGCATTTATCTTCATCCAAATCCATGCCAGGAGAAAGGACCAAAGTAGTATCTGGCAATTGCGCCCAACCCTTGCCTTGTGAGGGCCGTGACAGACCTGTTTTCAATGGGGCTGGAAAGCCCCACTCCAGCACCTGTTCACCAAGTATCCCAAAGACTTCTGCTAAAGGGACTCCAAAATCTGCTACTGAGCACAAAGCCAAAAAATCTCCTCATCCTAGCCGTTCCAGGCCTGGACCCATGGTCACCCCACACAATAAGGCCAAGAGTCCAGGTGTCAGGCAGCCAGGCAGCAGCTCCAGCTCGGCCCCTGGGAGGCCTAGCACAGGAACTGCTCAGCCCACAGTTAGTTCTGGCCCCGTGCCCAGGCGCCAGAATGGCAGCTCCAACTCAGGACCCGAGCGATCAGTCAGTGGGACCAGGAAGCCAACCAGTGACTTAAATCCCCCAGGACGGACAGTCAGTGGTACAAGTGGCCTTGGTCGACCTGCAGGCAGTTCAGGTTGCCCTGGGCGACCTACCAGTGGCTCCGGTGGTTCTGGGCGGCCTGTGGGCAGCTCTGGTGGCCTTGGGCGGCCTATGGGCAGCTCTGGTGGCCCTGGACGGCCTGTGGGCAGCTCTGGTGGCCCTGGGCGGCCTGTGGGCAGCTCTGGTGGCCCTGGGCGGCCTGTGGGCAGCTCTGGTGGCCCTGGGCGGCCTGTGGGCAGCTCTGGTGGCCCTGGGCGGCCTGTGGGCAGCTCTGGTGGCCCTGGGCGGCCTGTGAGCGGTCCACATGACATTCGACGACCAGTGAGTGGCTCAGGGGCCCCTAGGCGGTCAGTCAATGGCCCTGGCCAATCAGTAGTTCCAGCTGGACGAATTGTCAGCAGTTCAGGCCCTGGTAGACCAGTGAGCAGCTTTGGACCTGGGCGAACAGTTAGTACCTCAGGTCCCTCTCTGAAGCCCAAATGCACTGTTGTCTCAGAAACGATTTCTTCCAAGAATATAATCAGCCGATCCAGcaatggacagatgaatggaatgAAGCCTGCCTTATCTGGCTACAGATCTGCCCAAG GTCCTCAaaggcttcccttccctggtagTTACAAAAGGCAGCGAGAATatgaagaggaggaagatgatgaTGAATATGACTCTGAAATGGAAGATTTTATTGAAGATGAAGGAGAACCTCAGGAAGAAATATCCAAGCACATTCGAGAAATCTTTGGCTATGACCGAAAAAA ATACAAAGATGAAAGCGATTATGCCTTACGTTACATGGAGAGTAGTTGGAAAgagcagcagaaggaagaagcaaAGAG TTTAAGACTAGGTATGCAAGAAGATTTAGACGAAATGAGAcgtgaagaagaagaaatgagacGTCGAAAGGCCAAGAAGCTGAAGAAGCATTAG